The DNA window CCAGGGCCATCACCGCCTGGTACATGCACCCCTGCGCGTAATGCACGTCCCCGCGCTTCAGGCCCTTGGCGGCCCCGTCCAGCCAGAAGCCGGGCGACCAACCGTAATGCCGTTCGAGGGCCTGCGCGAGGGCCGCCGGATAGTCCCCGAGCTGGGCGCGCAGCCGCTCCAATCTGCCCTGTGGATCATGCAGGATGACACACGACGCCAGTTCCGCCGCGTAGTGGTGCCCGTGGATACCGTGGGGGTGCCCCGGCTGCGCGTGCAAGGTGACTCGTCCGGCCAGCGCGTCCTCCACGCTTTTTTCCACCCGACCCAGCTCCCGGTAGATGAAGTCCACCCGTTGCCCGCTCACCGTCAGCCACGCGCCGCCGTCCACCCAGGGACCCCAGCCGCCGGGCGGAGTGGCTTCCGCCGTCCCCGAGTCGTCGAGATCGCGGCACAGGGCGTTCAGCGCCGTCAGGTCGAAGGGATACTCAGCCTCATAGGCGAGGCAGAGGTCGAGGTCGGAGTCGGGGCGGGCGGTGCCGCGGGCATGAGAGCCGCCGAGAGCGACGGCGACCACACCGGGGACTTCGGCGGCGCGGTCGGCGATGCTCCGGGCGAGGGCGGGAACGAAAAGCATACCTGACTGTACTGGCCGTGCCCCGCAGCGCTGCTCTGCCACCCGGCCTACTGGAACGCCCAGGCGGGCGGATTCAGCCCCCCTCCCCACCCCGCTATCATGGCCTTTATGACGAAGGCGGGCGACAAGAAGGCGCAGCAGTACGGGGTGACGCCCCAGAGCGTGGATTTCAACGACTGGTACAACGAGGTCGTCAAAAAGGCTGATCTGGCCGACAACAGCCCGGTGGCGGGCGCGATGGTCGTCAAACCCTACGGCGCGGCGCTGTGGGAGAACATCGAGCGCTGGCTCGACGACCGCTTCAAGGCGACCGGGCATGAGTCGCTGATCTTCCCCACCCTGATCCCAATGAACTTCATCACCCGCGAGGCCGACCACGTCGAGGGCTTTGCGCCCGAACTCTTCACGGTGACGAAGATCGGCACCGAGGAACTCGCCGAGCCGTACGTGCTGCGCCCCACCTCCGAGACGATCATCGGCTACATGTGGAGCGGGTGGCTGAACTCCTACCGCGACCTCCCCTTCCTGCACTACCAGTGGGGCAGCGTGTTCCGCGCGGAATTGCGGACGAAGGCGTTCCTGCGGACGAGCGAGTTCTACTGGCACGAGGGCCACACGGCGCACGCGAGCGAGGAGGAGGCCCGC is part of the Deinococcus apachensis DSM 19763 genome and encodes:
- a CDS encoding nucleotidyltransferase domain-containing protein, giving the protein MLFVPALARSIADRAAEVPGVVAVALGGSHARGTARPDSDLDLCLAYEAEYPFDLTALNALCRDLDDSGTAEATPPGGWGPWVDGGAWLTVSGQRVDFIYRELGRVEKSVEDALAGRVTLHAQPGHPHGIHGHHYAAELASCVILHDPQGRLERLRAQLGDYPAALAQALERHYGWSPGFWLDGAAKGLKRGDVHYAQGCMYQAVMALVQTLCARERAWLLNEKGAVALAGALPGAPRDFEARVNVALTALDLSALRELAGEVG